The following nucleotide sequence is from Ananas comosus cultivar F153 unplaced genomic scaffold, ASM154086v1, whole genome shotgun sequence.
atatgttgtcccttacaaaagttataatattttaaatatgttcatctgatttgttatcgttaaaatactatttattttataagtgaaatggttcttttgaaattacaaatatgtccctctaaaagttccaactattaattaaagaaaggtaaaaatgttaattaaagaaaggtaaaaatgtcaattcaCTTTATTAAGTAActaaggttaagtattttatctataattaactaattttttctaacggatcctaacagcaaaaatatattcaaaaatattaggacttttatagggacaatatataaaagtagaaatttataaggatatatttataatttattatgtttataaggacctgtatgaaattaacccttcttTTATTTATCAGAGAGTTCAAAATATTGATGTTGATGCaggtatatatagtatttaggGCATAATGTGGGCTGTTGCATGACCACTCCCATATTATTCTatgttaaaaaatagaattaattacATACAATTTTCTATAAACATATTGAATAATAGATGCATTTttctacaaaattatttttataaatgttctaccgttttcaaatatactccttcTATTAggatccgttaaaaaatatagttaaatataagtaaaatacttaatactGATTAGTAAATgattaaattgatctttttacctctcttatatAATTGGGTAAAATGTTTTTTTACGAGGATATTGCTACATAATTCTAATAGTCGGGGcttttggagagatatatttataagaacaaaaatataattttacttatttactgTTGAGAAATAAACAATgatctaacagtaacaaaccagaTAGACAAATATGAATGTCACTgagcttttgtaaaaataaaaatgaaaagttaaattttacataaatatatttgctattcagtatatctatatagtatatataattaacggTTCGTTCACATCATAAAGGTGGCTTCTCAAGGAGCCACAACTCCATTATAGCCCCTAGCCAATAAGAACATGCTATGCACTCGATAGAAATTTTCGACTCGCATAGACtagatataaaatatgaataaaaaataaatttctataatataataaattattaaaatattttatattttatattatattatactatattatattatattttatattactaacTATTAGGTATTTTATCAANtatatatatatatatatatatatatatatatatattttgagagaaaggtagcatgccacccgcttcgtttatttcatttagaaataaacttagctggaaatgtgaatcaactaggattcgaacttgggtctcgggtatcaaccactaagcccttttgccatttgcgctaggaacggtcggtcaTCTAATATAGTTATGATGTAtgaaatattagtatatattaggTGCAAGCAAaaatttctcctctctctcttagaACTATGAAAAAGAGTTTTTCAAAGAGCCCGCCGGTCCATAGTTAAGTATTCTCTATgctgaataatataattacataCACCACATGCTTCAAATCTCTAATagtgaatttaaaatttaatacagtaaatatatttaaattattagacttcataccttagatatatttaattatattttgatattagaaaTTAGTTCTCTAATATAAATTGCGGTATATGGTGGTTAATATATACCATGTGCAAATAATAATatcttttttcaataaattttagtAATGTAAAGACGATCGTATGTATTTAGCAATTTAGAATAATTCCTccaatttaacttttaaattaaaaatttatttataaaatagctactaaaactattaagtttggttgaatttttaaataaagttattagaATACTTAAACTCTACAAatactaaaagttaaaaatattagtaaaaaaatagtgtttataatatataaaaggatatataaatttgttttgtatttttttattgtaagttttttcaattttaaaattttaaaaattatatatattaattgactaaaatactATCTACCTGCCACGAAGCGCGGATCCTATACTAGTGTCCACAAAGAGCTGCAttcaattaaccctaaaaaatatTAGTGGTTTATGATTTTCAATCTAGTAACCAGACATGGCCCCAAACTAATGTTGAATCTTCAATCCGTCTCATGTTAAGTAGGATTTCCCAATTCAGCAAAACCTGGCATGACCTCTATTGGCTTAAATGGCCAGCATTCTGCTCTGTGGCGAGAGGCCGGGTTGGGTCAAGTCACGTtcaaaatggcgtgaggcttggtagaccgagtcatgttcgaagtggcgtgaggccggGCAGGTcaagtcacaattgagacccgccggcgctgtatctgtacgctttaagtgaattggttgcgtatttctaacagctctagtttttgagattaatggttagcgctaacgattcgacaagtggtatcagcgCTAGTGGGCATGGgttcgattcccgcatgctgcaaatgtttTCAGGTATCGGAAAggagattgttggcttaaatgggctgGGTAGGCCAAGTCACAATTGAGATCCATGGGCTCTGTATttgtacgttttaagtgaattggttgtgtatttctaatagctcgagcttttgggattaatggttagcgccaacgatccaacaATCTCTAGCCAGGATCGAAAGCTGAACTTTCCGATGACAGGCTAGGATTTTGGGCtaagccccttttttttttaaaaaattaaaaatattttttaatgttggTTCGATAAAGTATGCTCGGCGAATCCATACGGCCTCTTGCCTCCTGCTCCACTTTTGTGACAGAGTGAAATATATATTCCATTACCTTACCTGTCTAAAAATCTGCCTCTCGTTGGCATCTTGAATCCGTCCCACGACTCcagccaactaatatttttttctttaaatttaaataaaataaattttaatttaaaatataagaaagTATCATAAAAGAAACTACCACTTCAATCACATTTATTTTAGGAAAAGCTAACTTTTAAaactcaaataatattttaaaaatattaaaacatgtCTTATAGTTGAATATTTATTCGGAACAGACTCGAGGCAAATTCGGGGCAAATCAAATTTTCAACCGTCTTGGACCCAAATCTGTTCTGGGTTATAAAAGAACCCCTCCTTTATTGCTCCAAATTTGTTTATTGGTCCACACTTACCGCTCTATTCGGGGCAGATGTGGGTGGGAACGCCACCGACCCGAATCGGTTTCAATCGCTTTTTCCAGCTTGGGCTCAACTTCACCATTTTGTTCCTTGACCCTACCCGGCCCGACTTGgcccctttttaaaaaaaacaaaaccaggTCCGACAAAATAAACCAGGTGAAAATTCGATCCGGCCCAATCCGGCCCGGCCCGGTTTATTCCCAGGTGGATTAATcagtaaaataaaatctttacAAGGACTACTGTGCAAAATACCTCCCCGTATATCGTTACTAGTGTTTGTGGTTGCGTAGGGTTTTACGCGGCGGCGTGGTAGTGActtgagaagaagaagcaggagaaTCGTCTTCGCTCGCTCACGATGGGTAACGAActcgaaacccaaaaccctagaaattttCTACTTCGATCTATGGCTGAAACCCTAATGATCTCTCTCTGCATCGTCTTCGTTTTGTTGGAATTTGTGGGGTTTTGATGCCATGGTTCGATCTCAGGGATCTCCCGTGATTCCATGCACAAGAGGCGCGCCACCGGGGGGAAAAAGAAGGCGTGGAGGAAGAAGCGAAAGTAAtggctcttttctttttcatttttctttgttttttccacccttaatttcttcaaattttctGAATACAATCATTGAGCTGATGCTTAGACCTTATTTGTCACTGTCGccaatttttgcttttttttttgctttattttttttaacaaaaagaacAAATTTTATGTGATCCGATGATTCATTGTTGAGTAACTTACCTCGCACTCGATGCGGAATAGCTTCTTTTCACAAAATGTTACTTCTAAgcagtttttgatttttttggaaCAATCCTGTAAAATGTGTAGATTGCAAGCAAGTCGTTATCCAGTGGCGTATTCCATTGGCTAGAATGTGTTTATGTTCAACAAATAGAAAACGGCGGCGGAATCAATCGAAGCCGTCTTGTTTCCCCTCAATACAAATGCCCGTCAAAATAAGTAAATTGCTTCTTTGTACTTAGTTCATCGAGCTATTACTGTGTTTTGTTAATTTTTGGGATCACTATTTGTGTTTTGTTTTGTGGGTTTCTCTTTTACGTTAGTTTGACATTTTGACAATCGCTTGTAAAATGCTGTAATTGGTGAAGTTTTAATTATGCGGggtttgtttatattttggatcaTTGCATTTGTTGTTTATTTACTATTCAATTTTCCTTTCATAGATCTATTTCCACGTGGACTGTTGGGTTCTTTCCTAACTTATATACCTTCCTAACTTATATGGTATTTCACTGTTGTTCGCTTAAGCATTGTgttgattaaaataaatttggtttaatgagttttgattttgagttttgtaTGATCATTCTATCAACACTTATGAGAATTATATGTTTCTTGCCGCATTACCTCGGTAGATATGAGTTGGGTCGGCAGCCCGCAAACACCAAGCTTTCGAGCAACAAGACGGTGAGGAGGGTCCGGGTTCGAGGGGGGAATGTGAAGTGGAGGGCCCTCCGCTTGGACACGGGAAACTACTCGTGGGGGAGCGAGGCTGTGACCCGCAAGACCCGTATCCTCGACGTGGTCTACAATGCCTCGAACAATGAACTTGTGAGAACGCAGACCCTTGTGAAGAGTGCGATCATCCAGGTTGACGTTGCTCCCTTCAAGCAGTGGTACCTCCAGCACTATGGTGTTGAGATTGGGAGGAAAAAGAAGGCCCCTGCTGCTGGGAAGAAGGAAGCAACTGAggtatctctctttttttgtcaCATTTTGGCTTTGCACATCTCCAATTAGCTTGTAAACAATTCTAGTTCAtgcttttattttgtaattttgaatgTGAATACATGGATATGTAATTATTTGGGCTGTTTGTTAAATAGACCTTAGGTTCATACCACAGATTAGAAGGGCTGCTACCCAACGGATTTGCAGTAAGCACGAAATGGTAGCATGTAAATGTTTGCCCGTTTTTAGGAATTGTTTTACTTACATTGCACATTACAGTTTTGTTGTCTTAGGAATTGGGATGTGATCCATTTTGCTTTAAGGTTGCATAAACAGGAGATATGTTAGTGTCCTATTGGCATTTGACTGTGACGCCAACTTTCTAGAGGGTCacccattctagaactactctagttctAACATTCTTAAccctcttaatctcttggatctagccaccgcccaaaatgctatagctggGTTGAAAGTTTTatccctattatatcttatataggactacctagAGTCTCACACTCTCCCCCTACTTAAATCGTGACGTCTTTGTCAGGTTCAAACACATAACTATCAGGCAATGTGAGATTCGTCTTGCTAGCCTTAACCGACTTTGTGAGGGAGCCGCGCTCTACCCGCAACAGTCATCAGCATGAAAGCCTCGCTCTCTCCGCTATATAACCTGGCTTAGCTGAGACTCGTCTCACATTGCTGGCTGGtaattgactctgataccatctATGACGCCCAACTTCTCAAGGGGTCACCCACTTTAGAAATACTCTagttctagcacgcttaaccaTCTTAATCTCttgtctagccaccacccaaaatgctatagccaaATTAAgggttttagccctattatatcttatatgtaGGACTATCCGGGGTCACATGGCAGAACTGTGTACCAAACGAAGAGCAGACAATTGCTTGTTTTCTATGATCTGTTGATTGCCTCCATTTATTGTTTTGGAAGTTTCAAATAGTTGCATGACTCGTAGTGTCATATCCACATGGATTACTGTTCAACTGGAGTGGAGATTCAGAGGGCTGTGTCTCCTTAAACTGCAGAGCATTGCAAATAATTTGTTGCGTTGAATATTGGATTAACtcattttcttttgaccatCTTTCCAAGGTTCCTCTGAGCCATGGCTAAAGGCAGTGTTTAAAAAAGTCCAAGGCGCACCTAGGCGCAAAGGCCTGTTGGAGCCTTGGCGCAAGGCACAAGGCGCAGGGGCCCGCCCGAGAGAGGTCAGGCGCACactttcataaaattttgaaataagtaaataatcaaGAAGTTACCACAAAATCATATTGCcacaataaatattctatagTTACCCAAATAATatagataaaagtaaagaacaaattacctttttatctcaaaataaaGACCAGCATAAAGATAACTATTAATTCACAAAGACATAGAAAAGTTAGATGTGAAAATCATATAATTATAAGCACAAGATCATAAAAAAGTAATAtgtataaaagttaaaaaatttaaagtttcaagccaaaaatcattaaaaaagtATCATGATCATGTGAAAGATAAGTGTTCAAGACCCTAAGCCAAAATATGTCATATTAGCAATATTAATTAGTCCTCAATCCTCATTCTTTAATCGTCAACCATCATCTTCATCACTTGATGAAGAATACTCCTATCCCTTGTCAGATTTGTCGTCTCcaatgtcttcttcttcttcattttctgTGTTGAGAGTCTCATCAAAATCAGGCTCTTCatcatttataaatttactaatattCCACGATTGAGAAGATGAGCTTTTGCTTTTCCTTTATCACTGTACTTGGTGGAACTACGTGATCTAGTATGATGGGTAGGCTGATCCACCCCTGCTGCTCTAGCTACCATATTCCATGTCAATGTGTCATTTTCCCAAACATCCTCATCTTCCCTCTCATTATTGTCGTCTTCATCCATTTTTCCAATCAACCATTCATTACTGTCATCAATTTCACTCATTGAGATAGGATCGACAGTGTCACGCAATTTATAACGCCGCCTCAATGATCTATTGTACCTCACATACACCAAATCATTTAAGCGTTTTTGCGTGAGCCTATTccttttcttactatgaagctgCAAAAGAAACGAACAACTTTATTAAATTAAGAACTTAAAACTATCAAATACTGAAATACCATAATTATACTTGTATAAGATGATTTAATATTGATAACTTACATGTTCAAATACACTCCAATTTCACTCACAACCGGAAGCACTACAAGTGAGGCTTAGAACCCTAATTGCAAATTTTTTACAAGTTTGGTGTTGATGATCCAAACAATTTCCACCATTCAGCTGtccatataaatattatattaataataattaatgatgTATTTATTAAAATGCAAAATACATAATGCATAGATTTATAatattactatactattagTATTTAATAAGTACTAAGTAGTATAGAGTAATAGAACTAACATACCCGGTGACTTTGTTTTCCTTTGGCGAATTGCCATATTAGTTCCGAAAAGACCATGTGCTTCACGATATACACTTAGTTGATCGCATTTTTTATCTTGCTCTTGAGCACTTGAAACCAATCTTTGCAAAGCTTGATATAAACCGGTCATAATCTCCTCATCTCcgtaaatttcaaaatttgaataaaaaaattcaggGTTCAAGAAATGACCGGCTGCATGCAAAGGGCGATGAAGCTGGCATTGCCACCTATTATCAATGATCTTGAATACTTCACTATatttctcctccctctctttaAAAGACTTGGCAATTGCTTCCTTTGCTCTGTCCATAGCCTCGTAAATATAGCCCATTGCTGGCCTTTTTTCACCATCAACTAGTTGAAGCACACAAACAAGAAGACCAAAAGTTTTAAGAATATAAGCAATGCTAGTCCAAAATGTGGGCATCAATACAATGCTAGCTGCATTTTTGCCCGCTTGTTCCTTTGCTCATTTACTTTTGGTCCAGTCATCCGATGTGAGCATCTTTCTAAAGTTGCTCTTTTGCTTATGTAACCATTGAAGGGTAAGAAAGGCCGTTGCAAATCTTGTTACAGCAGGCCTAAGCAACTCTCTTTGGGCCGTAAAACGCCTCATCATGTTGACCACGCTTATGCGGGCATAAATAAAACCACCCAATGTTGTTGCCCTTTTCACTGTTCTATACATCTCAGGCATCTTTCCAATGTCCTCAAGCATCAAATCAATGCAATGGGTTGCACAAGGTGACCAATATAAATTTGGTCGTTTTGCCTCCAATAATTTCCCTATTAAGATTTCACACATATTTCAAGTTAAAGAAATATTTCATGTAATAACGTAAAATTAAAGtacatacaaaaacaaaattaatatactttatacaAGATTTCTTACTAGCCAACACATTATTCGATGCACTATCAGTCACAACCTGAACGACATTTGCCTCTCCAATACACTCCACCATGTTATCCAATAACTTGAACATTTCTTCTCCAGTTTTTGAGTAATTGGAGGCATCAATAGATTCGATAAACACAGTTCCCATTGGAGAATTTACAAGAAAGTTTATAAGGGTCCTTTGTCGCTTGTCCGTCCATCCATCACACATTATACTACATCCAGTCTTGGCCCATTCTTCCATGTGCCTATTCAATGAATTCTTCGTTTCTTGAACCTCCTTTTGAAGCAAAGGAATCCGTAACTCATACATAGAAGGTGACTTAAAACCAGGACCATATTGTCCAATAGATTCGAGCGCTACatgaaagctctatcataatTAGCAGCATTGAAAAGTATTCCTGCATCATAAAACCATCTAGCTATTTCCCTACACCCTTTTTCTCTCAACTCTTTCCTACAAACTTCATTGATTGTAGTTTGTTTCATTTTTCCATCCTTTCAATCTCGAATTACCTTCTCTGCATTGGGAGTGAAATATAAGTCCATTGGTCCCTTTTGCCTTGGTTTTTTGAGTGCACTTTTACTACTACCAATACTACATCCGCTACTTTTGCTTTGAATTCCTTTTCCTTTGGCGCTCAATTCCGCGACATCATCTTCCTCTTCATTATCATCGAAGTGATCTACATCTTCAAAGTCGGGCATGAACTCATTTTGTTGTTTCTCCACCACTCTTttcatcataaaattttttatttcctccCTCACATGCGGCGGACATGTCCCGCATGCTTTTGCATTTCGGAAACCTCCAACAATATGTTGCTTTGCTCGGTAAATCCCTCCTCTTGTTACTTTTCCACAAAAATTACAAGTAAGATTATTTTTGACTTTCTTATCCGCTAAATGTACATACTTCCATGCAGGATCTCTTTCGGTTGTTTTCGAATCCATTCAAAAATGTTAAACTGCAATTCAGCAAATATGtatgatcattttttattttcaaggagtttttttacttttaaaaaagttCATCTTATCAAGGTaaaatgctgtttttttttaaaataaaacaaaaattctacTTCAAAAAAAGGCATAAAAAAcattgcttaaaaaaaaaagagagaaatatacaCAAAAAACTAAGAGAGAAACTAGAGAGAGGACAAGGGAGAGACAAAAAAACCTTTGAAGAAGTAAGGAGGAAGTCCAAGCAGGGAGGAAGTCCGAGAAGCAGCAGACAGTTGGAGAGGAAGCGCCAGGGACAGCGGAGAGCCATACAGGGGCGAGCGGGAGGAGAGGGCGAGAGGGCGAGCGGGAGGAGCGGGCGAGCCGGAGGTGAGGGCGAGAGAACAGAGGAGAGGgatttagtttagggtttagtttaggttttggattttattttaaatatttcaaccTGTTAGACCCATAAAAATTGGATCCAAAACCCATTAAAAATGGATCCAAACCCTTTTCTGTTAAACTCTTTGAGGTGCGCCTTGTTGGCACCTTGCGCCTTGGAGCCTAGGCCCCCTAGGCTCGCGCCTTGGCCATGGCGCCCGCCTAGAGGCTGCCTAGGTGCTGGCCTTGGAGCCTAGCGCCTAGGGGGCGCTTTCTTAATCAATGGCTAAAGGTTTGAATAGCTTTCTAGGATTACTTTCCCCTTAGAAGTAAGAAGAGCTTATTAGGAGGTGGTTATTCTATTGTGAAATTTACATAAGGATGTATCTTTTCATTATTAATTGACTAAATTTTCTCCGAAACCTTTGCTGAATTCTGACAGTAGTCTATACGAATTGTTAATTATTTGGTTCTCCAACTTTAATGCTAAATCTGAATAATTTTGTCATTGTTGTCCTGTTGTGactgatttatcttatttttctgCTTGACCTTTCCCTGCTGTCATTGTTTTGTTTGCTGGTTgtttgtatgttttttttttctttctaagctCTAGTAATTATTTTTACAGTAATGCTGTTGAATATTTGTCTTTCACATAATCGAATTTGATGTGTATGATTGTTATTGTGCACAACATAAATTTGCTAAACATATTATTTTGTGGACAGAGATTGATTTGTCTTTTATTAACTCTGCTTAAACTGAAATATCACAGACATCTTTCTGGAATTTTAATCTTGCACTAATGCTGCTtcgattttttttaatgtgttaaATCTTTCTAGAAATGTATCTGTAAAAGCTTTGATTTGTTTATAACTGCATACATCTCTATTGCATCCGTACTTCACCTCTGGGTTTAACCCTACATTGTCAGACTTTTATTGAGAATTTTTGTGGTGAGGTATTATTATGTCTCGTGAGTTGCGTTTCTTGTTGATTGGATTGTGAGCATTATGATCTATTGGCTTATTATAGTGTTTACAAATCTATAAAATGATTTTGGTTGTAATGCATAGTAAGGTCATTTCTGTGGCGCTGATAGTTTCTTGACTGAAGATATTCTCGTAATTGAGATTTATCTTGGGTGACGTCTTAATGCTTGTACTTGTTTTAGCACTTGAGTTTAAATTGAGCTTTTGTTGGCTGTTTGAGTTCAAAAGGATATTGAGCTTTCGTTGGCTGATGAGTTAAAAGAATATCAATTGGGAATGTTCTTAAAAAATGCAGTCttctttaataaaaatttaggagTGAAAGAAACAAGCAAAGTGACGATTGGTGAGAATCATTTTGCCGTTTGTTTCGCAAACGTAAAATCTGCATCTGAATGTGCTGTCAATGTGTCCTTCTGGAGGTGAGAATTCCTAGTACGCAAAATCTGAGGAGATATAGCCTGTGGTTGGGGTCTCAATATAATTAGTGCCTTGCTTAAGGTTTTATTTCTGCTGAAGttgaatttacaaaatattcCATGAATTAGTTATGTATATTTAGAGATGCTAGGTCTACAACCACAAGGGAGTTGTAATCTTAACATCATTACCATCCAAGGTCCAACTTTCTCATATTAGTCTCATCAGTAACTTTTTTGTTTAATACTAAATACCCAGATGGGTCGTCTAAACCCTAGGATGATGATGTTGTAAGGTTACAATGACAGTTGATTGTAGAGACAGCATTTTTTACATATGTTTCCTAAGTTTGTAAATCACATGCCATATTGGCATTTCTGTGTAAAATGTTGCCTGTATCTTGTATCTTTGTCCATGCTTCATAGTTGACATTGCATATTGGCACTTCAGTGTAGAACCAATAATGTTTGTCGTCTTGTTACATGACTATTAGGTCTGTTTGGATGGCTGTGAGTGTAAAATTTACTTCATCAATTCAAAGGTTCAAACTTTACAGTCTGGctcattaaaattatattggATTGCGGGTAGTTTGACACTTTAATGTTAATGGGTTATAAATGTTTGCTTTTGGTTTTTTGTGTTTTCAAGACTACTTTGCCTCTATGATCCAAACTATATACATTGATTTAAAAGGGTGATTCGCCCATACATTTTTTAAGTTGATATCCATATTGATATTGCCTTTGCGGTAGTGAAAGTTGACTTTGGCGTTTTGTATAACTTGTGCTAGTTTGGATCATCTCCCTTTTTCCCTTTTCCCCTTTTCCACTTTTTGTCCCAAGAATTTACTTTAGCAACATTTAATATCTATTTGGTGCGTCTCTGATAAACTGATTTATCAATGCTGAATTCTCTCTTTCTGATGGTTTAATAATGGACAGGAGAGTGAAGGTGCCACAGAAGAAGCAAAGAAGAGCAACCACGTCCTCAGGAAGCTTGAGAAGCGGCAACAAAATCGTACGCTTGACCCACACATCGAAGAGCAATTTGCCAGTGGGAGGTTGCTGGCCTGCATCTCTTCTCGTCCAGGCCAATGTGGCCGAGCTGATGGGTAAAGTGActtttttaaccttttgatGTGGCCGAGCTGATGGGTAAAGTGACTTTTGTCCTTTCTGGCATAAAATGCAGTTAACCTTTTGGATATATCATGATATGTGCTTacctcctatatatatatatatatatatatatatatatatatatatatataNGAGTGGGTTGAACGGATGGAAATCCCAAGATATCCGAGTGGGTTATCTGCATTTCAGCCTGATATTTGTTTTGCTTTtcattgttatttttttctattttggtgAAGTGCCTGCTAGAATCAGTGTACAGTGAGTTGATTTTATGAACTTGCGTTTGATTGTTCTCTACCAGATATATATTGGAAGGGAAAGAGTTGGAGTTCT
It contains:
- the LOC109706032 gene encoding 40S ribosomal protein S8-like, with amino-acid sequence MGISRDSMHKRRATGGKKKAWRKKRKYELGRQPANTKLSSNKTVRRVRVRGGNVKWRALRLDTGNYSWGSEAVTRKTRILDVVYNASNNELVRTQTLVKSAIIQVDVAPFKQWYLQHYGVEIGRKKKAPAAGKKEATEESEGATEEAKKSNHVLRKLEKRQQNRTLDPHIEEQFASGRLLACISSRPGQCGRADGYILEGKELEFYMKKIQRKKGKGGAGAAA
- the LOC109706033 gene encoding uncharacterized protein LOC109706033, with protein sequence MPTFWTSIAYILKTFGLLVCVLQLVDGEKRPAMGYIYEAMDRAKEAIAKSFKEREEKYSEVFKIIDNRWQCQLHRPLHAAGHFLNPEFFYSNFEIYGDEEIMTGLYQALQRLVSSAQEQDKKCDQLSVYREAHGLFGTNMAIRQRKTKSPAEWWKLFGSSTPNL